Proteins encoded together in one Microcebus murinus isolate Inina chromosome 16, M.murinus_Inina_mat1.0, whole genome shotgun sequence window:
- the LOC142861139 gene encoding zinc finger protein 277-like: MTSSFIHVAANDKISPNFGGNCRAGFHTGYTDVHAYQQCSSVPLSPHPHQQLLFFVFLIKAILTGVRWHLNVFLICISLTISDAECFFIYLLSICMCFIEKCLLRSFACFYICIYGTRQFLQDGIPTDRSTG, translated from the exons atgacatccagtttcatccatgttgctgcaaatgataagatttca cctAA ttttggtGGGAACTGCCGTGCTGGTTTTCATACTGGCTATACCGATGTACACGCCTACCAACAGTGCTCCAGCGTTCccctttctcctcatcctcaccagcagcttttattttttgtctttttgataaaagccattttaactggggtgagatggcATCTCaatgtgtttttgatttgcatttccttgacaATTAGTGATGCTGAatgttttttcatatacttgttgtccatttgtatgtgttttattgagaaatgtctattgagatcttttgcctgtttttatatttgt ATCTATGGCACCAGACAGTTTCTTCAAGATGGCATCCCCACTGACAGGAGCACAGGGTAG